Proteins co-encoded in one Arachis hypogaea cultivar Tifrunner chromosome 13, arahy.Tifrunner.gnm2.J5K5, whole genome shotgun sequence genomic window:
- the LOC112792658 gene encoding disease resistance protein Roq1 isoform X1 codes for MECKSIQSMASSSTRPKYDVFVSFRGEDVRNTFADHLFAAFRRNGILAFRDDRNLMQGQHISTELVQAIEGSQVLIVIFSKNYATSSWCLQELAKMLDCSNTITEPNLLPIFYDVSPSEVRKQTGDYGKALAEHEERFKHNSKMVQQWRESLLQVANLSGWDIQNKQENGEIEKIVKRVRSKLGCNLLGVDGLVGMQSRVEQLENLIDFNSDNEVRVVGVCGMGGIGKSTLARVVYGRNLHKFGAHCFVDDISKVFREGGLLSLQKQLVCQITNGEIQDIYNHYEAKSLMKTRLRCQKALIVLDNADEVEPLENLGVTRDCLCPGSRIVVTSRDQHVLNSFGLDQTYKVQLLNDDEAHQLFCEKAFDDNITMSCDEISREYKKLTDLALEYAQGLPLAIKVLGSYLRGRDISVWRSALDRLKDNPKKEIADVLQLSFDGLEPLEKEIFLDIACFFDYQHKWFVEDLWYCRGLHPKIGISVLIDKSLITIDEGYIRMHDLLQELGMRIVRQSAPNEPWKWSRIWCKEDFQRIMFGNTVIDDVKAMQLMEPYQGRNMTLRAEILSRMKRLEFLQIQNVSFFGSFNSISSELRYLEWKYYPYTDFPSCCKLSKLSKLVLRRSNIKQIWDGTMCLDNLKKLDLSDSENLVKIRNLSQAPNLELLFVRRCRKLKHIHPSTGDLRKLVVLDLSGCTSLTSFPVTVFGISSLEEVNLSGCSRLFGGKELENGSESSIQCQSTVWSTFKRLKPRLPFHFFNSFKSRYNHVFHMWRLSVARLSCVYYLDLSYCNLHTIPEAISSLHYLEMLVFMGNNIVRVPDFINKLPRLRVLKLDNCKRLMYVDEFPLPLPYPAAERTELVKMIELSMFSCPKIVEKERLSGMGSSWIREYIKVHNESTGRLSIVIPGSGGPIPRWFKHQNKGADNSMWIESFPNANDNNWIGIALWAEIVVQFAPRIFIELCFYDQTGKVNFNHIVVLLQKEEEVRGELVQLCLFYFSRQLLTLDGKQHDLHGSHFKFEVDYHSYVEVKKCGMRVVLNQDME; via the exons ATGGAGTGCAAGAGCATCCAAAGCATGGCATCAAGTAGCACAAGACCCAAATATGACGTGTTTGTGAGCTTCAGAGGTGAGGACGTACGCAACACCTTCGCTGATCATCTCTTTGCCGCTTTCCGTAGAAACGGAATACTTGCATTCAGGGACGATAGGAATCTGATGCAAGGACAACACATCTCCACTGAGCTGGTGCAAGCAATTGAAGGATCTCAGGTTCTCATTGTCATCTTCTCTAAGAACTATGCTACCTCTTCATGGTGCTTGCAGGAACTCGCTAAGATGCTTGATTGCAGCAATACGATAACAGAACCAAATCTGTTGCCTATTTTCTACGATGTGAGTCCGTCTGAGGTGCGTAAACAGACCGGAGACTATGGGAAAGCGTTGGCTGAGCATGAAGAAAGATTCAAACATAACTCAAAGATGGTGCAACAATGGAGGGAATCTCTGCTGCAAGTCGCCAATCTCTCTGGTTGGGATATACAAAATAA GCAGGAGAATGGAGAGATTGAAAAAATTGTTAAAAGGGTTCGAAGCAAATTAGGTTGCAATTTGTTAGGTGTGGATGGGTTGGTTGGGATGCAATCTCGTGTGGAACAATTGGAAAACCTGATTGATTTCAACTCCGATAATGAAGTTCGGGTTGTAGGCGTTTGTGGCATGGGTGGGATAGGAAAGTCAACACTTGCTAGGGTCGTGTATGGTAGAAACCTTCATAAATTTGGTGCTCATTGTTTTGTTGATGATATAAGCAAAGTTTTTCGTGAAGGTGGTCTACTTTCTCTACAAAAGCAACTTGTTTGTCAAATTACAAATGGAGAGATCCAAGATATATACAATCATTACGAAGCTAAGAGTTTGATGAAAACTAGACTACGTTGTCAAAAGGCTCTGATTGTTCTAGATAATGCCGATGAAGTTGAACCGTTAGAGAACCTTGGCGTGACTCGTGATTGTCTATGTCCAGGAAGCAGAATTGTAGTAACTTCTAGAGATCAACATGTCTTGAACTCTTTTGGGCTTGATCAAACATACAAAGTTCAACTCTTGAATGACGAtgaagctcatcaattgttttGTGAAAAAGCTTTTGATGATAATATAACTATGAGTTGTGACGAGATTAGCAGAGAGTACAAAAAGTTGACGGATCTTGCACTTGAATATGCTCAAGGCCTTCCCTTGGCAATTAAAGTTTTGGGGTCATATCTACGCGGTCGAGATATCTCTGTATGGAGAAGTGCCTTGGATAGACTGAAAGATAATCCAAAGAAGGAAATCGCAGATGTGCTTCAACTTAGTTTTGATGGATTGGAACCCCTCGAAAAGGAAATATTTTTGGACATTGCTTGTTTCTTTGACTACCAACATAAATGGTTTGTGGAAGACTTGTGGTACTGTCGGGGTCTTCATCCAAAGATTGGAATAAGTGTCCTCATCGATAAATCATTAATAACAATTGATGAAGGCTATATTAGAATGCATGACCTGTTGCAAGAGTTAGGCATGAGAATAGTTCGGCAAAGTGCTCCAAATGAGCCTTGGAAGTGGAGTAGGATATGGTGCAAAGAGGATTTTCAACGTATTATGTTTGGAAATACG gtaATTGATGATGTTAAAGCCATGCAATTGATGGAACCATACCAAGGAAGAAATATGACATTAAGAGCAGAAATATTATCAAGAATGAAACGACTTGAATTTCTCCAAATACAAAATGTTAGTTTTTTTGGAAGTTTTAATAGCATTTCTAGCGAACTGCGATATCTCGAGTGGAAATATTATCCGTATACGGATTTTCCATCATGTTGTAAGCTATCCAAGCTTTCGAAATTAGTCTTGCGAAGGAGCAACATCAAGCAAATATGGGATGGCACAATG TGTCTGGATAATTTGAAGAAATTGGATCTCTCTGACTCTGAGAATCTTGTGAAGATTCGAAACCTTAGCCAGGCTCCAAATCTTGAGTTGCTGTTCGTTAGAAGATGTAGAAAGCTTAAGCACATACATCCATCAACCGGAGACCTAAGAAAACTTGTTGTGTTAGATTTGAGTGGGTGCACAAGTTTAACGAGTTTTCCCGTCACTGTATTCGGTATATCTTCACTAGAAGAGGTAAATCTGAGCGGGTGCTCAAGATTATTTGGTGGGAAAGAGTTGGAGAATGGAAGTGAGAGTAGTATCCAATGCCAATCCACAGTATGGTCCACTTTTAAAAGGCTTAAGCCTAGGTTACCATTCCATTTCTTCAATTCTTTTAAAAGTAGATACAACCATGTCTTCCATATGTGGAGGCTTTCTGTCGCTCGCTTAAGCTGCGTGTATTATCTTGACCTAAGTTATTGTAATCTGCATACTATCCCTGAGGCCATATCATCCTTACATTATttagagatgttagttttcatgGGAAACAATATAGTTAGAGTACCTGATTTCATAAACAAGCTTCCCAGACTGAGAGTGTTGAAGTTAGACAACTGCAAACGGCTAATGTATGTAGATGAGTTCCCATTGCCATTACCCTATCCAGCGGCAGAGCGAACAGAACTTGTGAAAATGATAGAATTGAGTATGTTCAGCTGCCCGAAAATAGTAGAGAAGGAAAGGTTGAGTGGAATGGGTAGTTCATGGATAAGAGAGTACATTAAG GTACACAATGAATCCACTGGTAGACTTTCTATTGTAATACCAGGGAGTGGAGGTCCAATTCCAAGGTGGTTTAAGCATCAGAATAAGGGGGCGGATAATTCAATGTGGATAGAATCATTTCCTAATGCCAATGACAACAATTGGATTGGCATTGCCCTTTGGGCCGAGATTGTTGTTCAGTTTGCACCACGCATCTTCATTGAGCTCTGCTTTTACGACCAAACAGGAAAAGTCAATTTCAATCACATTGTTGTTTTGCTTCAAAAGGAGGAGGAGGTGAGGGGTGAATTGGTTCAGCTCTGCCTATTCTATTTTTCTCGCCAACTACTCACTCTGGATGGAAAGCAGCATGATCTTCATGGATCCCACTTTAAATTCGAAGTAGATTACCACAGCTATGTGGAAGTGAAGAAATGTGGAATGCGTGTGGTACTGAACCAGGATATGGAGTAA
- the LOC112792658 gene encoding disease resistance protein Roq1 isoform X2 has translation MQSRVEQLENLIDFNSDNEVRVVGVCGMGGIGKSTLARVVYGRNLHKFGAHCFVDDISKVFREGGLLSLQKQLVCQITNGEIQDIYNHYEAKSLMKTRLRCQKALIVLDNADEVEPLENLGVTRDCLCPGSRIVVTSRDQHVLNSFGLDQTYKVQLLNDDEAHQLFCEKAFDDNITMSCDEISREYKKLTDLALEYAQGLPLAIKVLGSYLRGRDISVWRSALDRLKDNPKKEIADVLQLSFDGLEPLEKEIFLDIACFFDYQHKWFVEDLWYCRGLHPKIGISVLIDKSLITIDEGYIRMHDLLQELGMRIVRQSAPNEPWKWSRIWCKEDFQRIMFGNTVIDDVKAMQLMEPYQGRNMTLRAEILSRMKRLEFLQIQNVSFFGSFNSISSELRYLEWKYYPYTDFPSCCKLSKLSKLVLRRSNIKQIWDGTMCLDNLKKLDLSDSENLVKIRNLSQAPNLELLFVRRCRKLKHIHPSTGDLRKLVVLDLSGCTSLTSFPVTVFGISSLEEVNLSGCSRLFGGKELENGSESSIQCQSTVWSTFKRLKPRLPFHFFNSFKSRYNHVFHMWRLSVARLSCVYYLDLSYCNLHTIPEAISSLHYLEMLVFMGNNIVRVPDFINKLPRLRVLKLDNCKRLMYVDEFPLPLPYPAAERTELVKMIELSMFSCPKIVEKERLSGMGSSWIREYIKVHNESTGRLSIVIPGSGGPIPRWFKHQNKGADNSMWIESFPNANDNNWIGIALWAEIVVQFAPRIFIELCFYDQTGKVNFNHIVVLLQKEEEVRGELVQLCLFYFSRQLLTLDGKQHDLHGSHFKFEVDYHSYVEVKKCGMRVVLNQDME, from the exons ATGCAATCTCGTGTGGAACAATTGGAAAACCTGATTGATTTCAACTCCGATAATGAAGTTCGGGTTGTAGGCGTTTGTGGCATGGGTGGGATAGGAAAGTCAACACTTGCTAGGGTCGTGTATGGTAGAAACCTTCATAAATTTGGTGCTCATTGTTTTGTTGATGATATAAGCAAAGTTTTTCGTGAAGGTGGTCTACTTTCTCTACAAAAGCAACTTGTTTGTCAAATTACAAATGGAGAGATCCAAGATATATACAATCATTACGAAGCTAAGAGTTTGATGAAAACTAGACTACGTTGTCAAAAGGCTCTGATTGTTCTAGATAATGCCGATGAAGTTGAACCGTTAGAGAACCTTGGCGTGACTCGTGATTGTCTATGTCCAGGAAGCAGAATTGTAGTAACTTCTAGAGATCAACATGTCTTGAACTCTTTTGGGCTTGATCAAACATACAAAGTTCAACTCTTGAATGACGAtgaagctcatcaattgttttGTGAAAAAGCTTTTGATGATAATATAACTATGAGTTGTGACGAGATTAGCAGAGAGTACAAAAAGTTGACGGATCTTGCACTTGAATATGCTCAAGGCCTTCCCTTGGCAATTAAAGTTTTGGGGTCATATCTACGCGGTCGAGATATCTCTGTATGGAGAAGTGCCTTGGATAGACTGAAAGATAATCCAAAGAAGGAAATCGCAGATGTGCTTCAACTTAGTTTTGATGGATTGGAACCCCTCGAAAAGGAAATATTTTTGGACATTGCTTGTTTCTTTGACTACCAACATAAATGGTTTGTGGAAGACTTGTGGTACTGTCGGGGTCTTCATCCAAAGATTGGAATAAGTGTCCTCATCGATAAATCATTAATAACAATTGATGAAGGCTATATTAGAATGCATGACCTGTTGCAAGAGTTAGGCATGAGAATAGTTCGGCAAAGTGCTCCAAATGAGCCTTGGAAGTGGAGTAGGATATGGTGCAAAGAGGATTTTCAACGTATTATGTTTGGAAATACG gtaATTGATGATGTTAAAGCCATGCAATTGATGGAACCATACCAAGGAAGAAATATGACATTAAGAGCAGAAATATTATCAAGAATGAAACGACTTGAATTTCTCCAAATACAAAATGTTAGTTTTTTTGGAAGTTTTAATAGCATTTCTAGCGAACTGCGATATCTCGAGTGGAAATATTATCCGTATACGGATTTTCCATCATGTTGTAAGCTATCCAAGCTTTCGAAATTAGTCTTGCGAAGGAGCAACATCAAGCAAATATGGGATGGCACAATG TGTCTGGATAATTTGAAGAAATTGGATCTCTCTGACTCTGAGAATCTTGTGAAGATTCGAAACCTTAGCCAGGCTCCAAATCTTGAGTTGCTGTTCGTTAGAAGATGTAGAAAGCTTAAGCACATACATCCATCAACCGGAGACCTAAGAAAACTTGTTGTGTTAGATTTGAGTGGGTGCACAAGTTTAACGAGTTTTCCCGTCACTGTATTCGGTATATCTTCACTAGAAGAGGTAAATCTGAGCGGGTGCTCAAGATTATTTGGTGGGAAAGAGTTGGAGAATGGAAGTGAGAGTAGTATCCAATGCCAATCCACAGTATGGTCCACTTTTAAAAGGCTTAAGCCTAGGTTACCATTCCATTTCTTCAATTCTTTTAAAAGTAGATACAACCATGTCTTCCATATGTGGAGGCTTTCTGTCGCTCGCTTAAGCTGCGTGTATTATCTTGACCTAAGTTATTGTAATCTGCATACTATCCCTGAGGCCATATCATCCTTACATTATttagagatgttagttttcatgGGAAACAATATAGTTAGAGTACCTGATTTCATAAACAAGCTTCCCAGACTGAGAGTGTTGAAGTTAGACAACTGCAAACGGCTAATGTATGTAGATGAGTTCCCATTGCCATTACCCTATCCAGCGGCAGAGCGAACAGAACTTGTGAAAATGATAGAATTGAGTATGTTCAGCTGCCCGAAAATAGTAGAGAAGGAAAGGTTGAGTGGAATGGGTAGTTCATGGATAAGAGAGTACATTAAG GTACACAATGAATCCACTGGTAGACTTTCTATTGTAATACCAGGGAGTGGAGGTCCAATTCCAAGGTGGTTTAAGCATCAGAATAAGGGGGCGGATAATTCAATGTGGATAGAATCATTTCCTAATGCCAATGACAACAATTGGATTGGCATTGCCCTTTGGGCCGAGATTGTTGTTCAGTTTGCACCACGCATCTTCATTGAGCTCTGCTTTTACGACCAAACAGGAAAAGTCAATTTCAATCACATTGTTGTTTTGCTTCAAAAGGAGGAGGAGGTGAGGGGTGAATTGGTTCAGCTCTGCCTATTCTATTTTTCTCGCCAACTACTCACTCTGGATGGAAAGCAGCATGATCTTCATGGATCCCACTTTAAATTCGAAGTAGATTACCACAGCTATGTGGAAGTGAAGAAATGTGGAATGCGTGTGGTACTGAACCAGGATATGGAGTAA